A segment of the Phoenix dactylifera cultivar Barhee BC4 chromosome 15, palm_55x_up_171113_PBpolish2nd_filt_p, whole genome shotgun sequence genome:
ATGGGGGGTTGGCATGGTGGGACATCAGGAGAAGGTCCCAAGAGAGGAGGAAAGTAGAGTGGAAGGAGCGGAGGGCATATAGGAGAGAGGACCACAACCTCTCTCTTCATTGATTAATCTACTAGCTCGCTCCTATTGTTATAATTTAGAAAAtttctagaaatcaaaaatatgtaaaaaaatttGTAGTTCGTAAGGAGAAGTTATTCCATGCAATGTATGCACTATGTGGTTATGCATACCTggtgtggttcaaatctggcccaaGGGTGACCACACTGAAGGAGTCAGGGAGCGGCCGGAGTGCGGAAGAAGCCGGAAAGAGCCACCTTCTGCGACCCACgatgtacctgcacaaagcctcaccggtgtctccggtgagggccctccgacgttCAAGTTAGAGTAGAGTTTTTTTATATCCAACCAAGCTAGGGTTCCTAAGGCGTTACTTGTTGAGATCCTTTATAATTCTGATAGGAGCACTtaggtggcggaggtatggcTCGTTTCCATCATGAGAGGGAGTGGTGCGCAGcctgagcttgcttgtggcgcacgGTAGAGTCTGCCTTTGGGAATGGTGAGATGTTAACAACCATAGTAGGGTATGGTCTGTTCTCATCATGAGTAGGAGTGGTGCACAGCTTGAGCTCGCTTATGGCGTGCGGTGGAGTCCGTTCTTGGGAACGGCATAGGCACACACATGGGTGCGGCCGTTGATGAGGCCGAGCTTATTAAGGTTGCATCGGGCATTTGGTGAGGTCGGCTAGACGGGTGCTGAGGCTAGCCTAGCATTCCAGGATTGGAGGTGTATTCGGTGGAGTGCCCCGAGCTTGAGGGGCATGTTACTGGAGAGGATGCCCATGTTTAGTCGGGCGAGTCGGCGAATACAAGAGGACGTATTACTAGAGAGGgcgcccgagcttggtcggataAGTTGGCAAATATAGGAGGGCGTCTCGGGCTTGGCCTGGACACATCAGCGAATACAGAAGGGCGCCCCAGGCTTGGCCGGGGCGCGTTGGCGATTATTCGAGGTCGTAGGAGCTTTCGGTGGAGTCCAAAGACGGGCTGGTTCTGGGCTGGATCGAGAACACGTCCGGTCGGTGTTGGTGTCTGTTGGGCCGAAATTGGGTGGCCCTTTTGAAGTGGGccggacgatccattttgctccCCATCAATACCATCAATCACTTGCTTATTTCTGTAAGCTTTATTTATCAAATGCGTATCTCAATGCACTGGTATATAAATGAGGGGGTGCGATTGATGGTGTGCAGGCCGCATGGTGCATATGGTATAGGTAATAATTTCTCTTCCGCTAAGAGGAACCCAGAAGAAACAAGAGTAAAAAGTATTGCTCATACTGCATGCGTCATATGGTTGTACGTGCATTCAACAGTAGCTGCCGATTTCCATAGATCTTATTTATCAAATATGTATCCCAACGGGTATCATAAAAATCAGTGGTCCTTGCCGCGTCAATGGCTATGCTGGCGTACAAAGCGCAAGCAATAATTTCTTGAATAAAAGACATCAGCCTCTTCGTCTAGAAAAGCCATGTGTTGCTCACATGGCACAAagtaaggagaggaagaagggcgTGGATAGGAAAACCAGTTGGTTGGATGCAAGGTGGTCACAAATGTGGAGGGGCCAAGGGAACCATGGCGAGGGGACAAGTTTGTGCGTGTTTGCATGTGGCGGGCATGGTGGGACATAAGGAGAAGGTCCTTGGAGAGGAGGAAAGTAGAGTAGAAGGAGAGGATGAGGGCGGAAAGAGAGGACCACAACCTCTCTCTTCATTGATCAATCTACTAATTGACTTCTATTGTAGTAATGTAGAAAATTTCAAGCAatcaaaaatatgtaaaaaaaaatttgtgatTTATAAGATAAAGTTAATATGTACACTATATACACTGTGTGGCTATACATACCATCAATCAAAGTTACTTATTTATGTAAGTGCATATCTCAATGCGTCGCTATAGAAATAAAAAGCTGTGCAGGCCATATGGTGCATGTAGTGTAAAGAATAATTTTTCATCTGCAAAAAGAAGCTAAAAGGGATGAGGGTTAAAAGTATTGCTGATGTTGTATGCATCATGCTTGCGCATGCCATCTAATAATAAATATTGATTTCTATTTGTCTTATTTATCCAATATGTATCTCAATGTGTATCATAAAAATTAGCTGTTTTTATTGGCTGCCTCAATGGTCATGCTGGCGCATAAAATGCAAGCAATAATTTTTGCAATAAAAGACAACAGTCTCTTCGTCTGCACAGAGCCGGCTCAATCCTTAGGCAATTAAGGCGGTCGTCTAAGGCTCCGGCCCAAAGAAGGTCCATTGTAGGAAAGGCCTCAAAGATAAAACATAAAGAAAAAATGTCCTTCTTAGTGAGTTTGCCTTAGGCCGGCCCACTGCAAGGACGACTTCAAAgacaaaacagaaagaaaaaaaagattatttccaatgagttcgccttaggcccccaaatgccgCTCCTGCGTCTGCAAAAGCCCCGCGTCGCTTGAAGTAGAGTTTAATTCGGATACGATCATACGACTACAGATCATCCCAAATCCTACGGACCGTATGCATCAATCTTGTATTTTCTAGGGGCAATTTGGTCAGATAGCTAATATACTTTGCCCTAGCTTCACGGCATTAACACAACCTCTACTCACCATTGTCCGCAGATTAATTCGCCAACCAATAGGAAAACAGCTTCTTGGTCTAGCTATCCGACTCGCTCCCCAACTTCGGATCTAAGCCGTTGGCTCTGGCACCGAGAAACACAATTGGAGAAGATCTCAGCCGTCCATCCGTTGCCACGCGGAGGGTCCAACCTCGCTAGGAGAGGCCTATAAATAAGGCTCTATTCGCTGACGGTTGGCAGTTTGGTTCTCTTGTCAACGGGATCGGGGCTTTTGGGTTCGAAGCTTTTTCGAGAGGGAGAAGCCGAGAGAGGTAAGTTCTAGCGCTCgtcttctatattttttttcttaagtttgGATTTTGTTTTGGTTCACTTAATTAGGTGTTTTGTTATTGGAATCCTTCGATTAGGATTATAGCTTAagatttcttcctttttttttgattttatggtAGGGATTTGAGTTGCTAGGGCTTGATTTAGGTTTGATGGTGCCTGAGAATTTGGGGATGTCGTTTTATTTCTAGAAAGATCgttcctttcttctttgttttcatggtttgagattttctttcatCGATTTGTGGTAATTGTTGATGCGGTGTGGAAAATTGGGACTTTTTATGGTGTCTTGCTATGGATTTGTTTCCAATGTTCGTTCTTTTCCGGTTGTTTCCCTATTGATTGTTCAATGGCTATTCTTtttatctgtttttgtttttgaaggTTATCCTGCGTTTTTTGAATGATAcagttttgaaaaaaattctttGTTAGAATTGCTATGATGTGAAGTGGGGCTTGCGTgcatatattataaaattttgaCACACTTGCGATTCTATGTGTTTTTAGGCGCCAGGGTTTTACATTTTGACTGTGTTTAGAAAATTAAAACTAGAAAGCAAATTACCAAACTTGATTAGGggatttctttttgttgaacTCTTGAAGCCGCTGAGCTATCTAATCTCTTTACCTAACTTTAGCGactaattattattctatattaTTCTGTAAGTGAAGTTATATTAGGAGAgtaaatcaattattttaatgaATTATGCTTGGTCGTCGTATTAGTTGTAGTCCTATGAAACTTGGCACAAAACTATGAGGAATTATGGAAATATTCTGATTTGTTCCTTAGATTAATCTATAGTTGATGTAGGTATTAAGCCTGCTAGTTATTTTGCATCTCCTGTTTTTATTATAAATTGAACTATGAGGTTTCTGGCTTCGGTTATGCTAAGAACATAAActttcggattttttttttttttttgagggagtTATGCTTTGTGGGGCCCTGTTATAGGGGTTGATGGTTGATGCTGGTAATTGCAGGAGCTTTTGAGAAAGCATGGTAGTATTCTATTGGGATTGTAGAAGGGTTTTATTTATTGGATTTTGTTTTCCTTCTCTTCGTCTGCATTATTGTGTTAGTTCCATGTCTTAtttgtgtgattatcatctgttaaataaatgaaaattattGGTGGGGTGGAGGAGAATCGAGGAGGTCATTTATCTTGGTTTACTAGGCTTTGGAGTTTTGTTGGGGGGAAGACTTTGGAATGTTGATAATGCTGATATGTTTGCAGTGAATCTGTAGATCTTGTTACCTGCTTTTTGGGTATAAGATGGGGGGGGTTTTGTTTTGGACTTCATTCAGTTAAtggtgtttttttctttttttcttttcttgtttctgTCAGCAGATGGCTCGTACCAAGCAAACTGCTCGCAAGTCTACTGGTGGGAAGGCTCCTAGGAAGCAGCTTGCCACCAAGGTTTAGGGAttattacttgatgttgcattgGGTGTTCTTTCCTAAGTTCACTTTCTCTTGGACACATTTACCATTGCAATCATTTGCCTATGAAACTGTCTTTTGTTGTTGATTGTAGGCTGCTCGCAAGTCTGCCCCCACAACTGGTGGAGTGAAGAAGCCTCACCGTTACAGGCCTGGGACTGTTGCTCTTCGGTATGTGATGCAATCTTGTAGTTCATGAATGTTTCTGTTAGTGGTGTCTTCTTTGTTTAGATTGGTTAGAGTCGTGCACTGGATGTGTTATTTATGTGTTGCATGATGGTGGATCATGACAGTGAGATTCGCAAGTACCAGAAGAGCACAGAGCTTCTGATTAGGAAGTTGCCATTCCAGAGGCTTGTCAGGGAAATTGCCCAGGACTTCAAGGTGAGAAATTAGGCTCGGTAGTCATGGCACTAAATGTTGCATTTCATTCAAGCCTATATTCAATGATTCTGTTCTCATTTGGGCTTCTGGGGTTTTTGCAGACTGATCTGCGGTTCCAGAGCCATGCTGTGCTTGCCCTGCAGGAAGCAGCTGAGGCATACCTTGTCGGTCTGTTTGAGGACACCAATCTGTGTGCCATCCATGCCAAGCGTGTGACCATTATGCCCAAGGACATTCAGCTGGCTCGGAGGATCAGGGGTGAAAGGGCTTAATTAAGATGGCTCCAGTTATGGAATTCAAACATTGTGACATCTGCAATCTATATTTCTAGCTTTTAGTAGTGACTGTGGGACCATTGTATTTGTTTATCTGTTCAGTGTTTCCATGGAACAAAAACAAGCAATTCTAGTTTAAGTAGTATCTAGGACAATGTTGGTTGCTGCTCTGGTCTTTTATGTTGCCTGAAAATGGTGTCCTGTGATTGGTGACCTATAATTTGTCGTTAGATCATCCAATTGACTCATGGATGTGTATCTAAATGTCTTTAATTTATCTGGTCTGTGTTAGTAAAGGATAAGTCTTGGATGCTGCTTTGGTCTTTGTGCTATGCCTCTTGGATCTTGCAGATTGTCATGTCATCTATCGGATTGTTGATCAGCCTATATctaactcattatttttttgcCGTAGATGCGAATATTGATCCTGTCTCATCTGTAAGGTGAGGGTGTCTTTCAATTCTGTTTTCTGGAGTTTGTTAGTAGCACCTTAAATTTTTATCGTAGAACCATCCCCAAGCTGTTGGTTTGTCTGTGTAGCCTGGGTGATGGAACCTCTTATTTTTATGCTAT
Coding sequences within it:
- the LOC103707960 gene encoding histone H3.3 gives rise to the protein MARTKQTARKSTGGKAPRKQLATKAARKSAPTTGGVKKPHRYRPGTVALREIRKYQKSTELLIRKLPFQRLVREIAQDFKTDLRFQSHAVLALQEAAEAYLVGLFEDTNLCAIHAKRVTIMPKDIQLARRIRGERA